A window of Citrus sinensis cultivar Valencia sweet orange chromosome 7, DVS_A1.0, whole genome shotgun sequence contains these coding sequences:
- the LOC102615458 gene encoding uncharacterized protein LOC102615458 isoform X2 — protein sequence MGRKSLPDPREKSRPYWGFVEMVTTKVEDVKVALAGEEYDTSTRGHRRNLPARAVGEGVYRILRHSPGKKMHTHLIYKLEFPPEDMENETQESLNIEHEGSFLIQIKKPGQHGTSQFRGLQNKRKAVFPAHLQGQFGQKRYCPADPPDFLNYEGCEFLLISASDDIEEELGLELKTDEGEADESCSDLIKTFGETAPTSALLRGTWV from the exons ATGGGACGCAAAAGCCTTCCAGATCCGAGGGAGAAATCCAGGCCTTACTGGGGTTTTGTTGAAATGGTCACCACAAAAGTGGAGGATGTGAAGGTTGCTCTTGCTGGAG AGGAATACGATACTTCAACTAGAGGTCATCGACGAAATTTACCTGCAAGGGCAGTAGGCGAAGGCGTTTACCGCATTTTAAGGCACAGTCCAGGCAAGAAGATGCACACTCATTTGATCTACAAGCTCGAATTTCCTCCAGAAGACATGGAAAACGAGACTCAGGAATCCCTTAACATTGAACACGAAGGCTCATTTCTCATACAGATAAAGAAACCAGGTCAACATGGCACTTCACAATTCAGAGGACTGCAGAACAAGCGGAAGGCCGTCTTCCCAGCCCACCTGCAAGGTCAGTTTGGGCAAAAGCGTTACTGTCCAGCAGATCCTCCAGACTTCTTGAACTATGAAGGATGTGAATTCTTGCTCATATCGGCATCAGATGATATAGAGGAGGAGCTGGGTTTGGAGCTAAAGACAGATGAAGGGGAAGCAGATGAATCCTGTTCTGATTTGATCAAGACATTTGGTGAGACTGCACCTACAAGTGCGCTTCTTAGAGGCACTTGGGTTTGA
- the LOC102615458 gene encoding uncharacterized protein LOC102615458 isoform X1: MGQGQEHKTRPQSQVEIQERGEIFFFYRPKVGKEEAHSSDDVQRLYLVLRPESGERSVEQKQDPESGKEGAKKEESDSVKHGSGSSEGGHGSKLVNIEKELLLRFIVMGRKSLPDPREKSRPYWGFVEMVTTKVEDVKVALAGEEYDTSTRGHRRNLPARAVGEGVYRILRHSPGKKMHTHLIYKLEFPPEDMENETQESLNIEHEGSFLIQIKKPGQHGTSQFRGLQNKRKAVFPAHLQGQFGQKRYCPADPPDFLNYEGCEFLLISASDDIEEELGLELKTDEGEADESCSDLIKTFGETAPTSALLRGTWV; this comes from the exons ATGGGACAAGGCCAAGAACACAAGACACGACCTCAGTCTCAAGTTGAGATTCAG GAAAGAGgggaaatatttttcttctacaGGCCTAAAGTCGGCAAAGAAGAAGCTCACAGCTCGGATGATGTGCAAAGATTGTACCTTGTCCTGCGGCCGGAGTCCGGTGAGAGGTCAGTTGAACAGAAACAAGATCCGGAGTCAGGTAAGGAGGGAgccaagaaagaagaaagtgaCTCTGTTAAGCATGGAAGTGGCTCAAGTGAAGGTGGCCACGGCAGCAAG CTAGTGAACATTGAGAAGGAACTGTTGTTGCGGTTCATTGTGATGGGACGCAAAAGCCTTCCAGATCCGAGGGAGAAATCCAGGCCTTACTGGGGTTTTGTTGAAATGGTCACCACAAAAGTGGAGGATGTGAAGGTTGCTCTTGCTGGAG AGGAATACGATACTTCAACTAGAGGTCATCGACGAAATTTACCTGCAAGGGCAGTAGGCGAAGGCGTTTACCGCATTTTAAGGCACAGTCCAGGCAAGAAGATGCACACTCATTTGATCTACAAGCTCGAATTTCCTCCAGAAGACATGGAAAACGAGACTCAGGAATCCCTTAACATTGAACACGAAGGCTCATTTCTCATACAGATAAAGAAACCAGGTCAACATGGCACTTCACAATTCAGAGGACTGCAGAACAAGCGGAAGGCCGTCTTCCCAGCCCACCTGCAAGGTCAGTTTGGGCAAAAGCGTTACTGTCCAGCAGATCCTCCAGACTTCTTGAACTATGAAGGATGTGAATTCTTGCTCATATCGGCATCAGATGATATAGAGGAGGAGCTGGGTTTGGAGCTAAAGACAGATGAAGGGGAAGCAGATGAATCCTGTTCTGATTTGATCAAGACATTTGGTGAGACTGCACCTACAAGTGCGCTTCTTAGAGGCACTTGGGTTTGA